CTGTCTTTTTGGTGGTATGGCAGGGACACTGCATTAACAATACTTCCACTGGGGCATTGTTCAGATTGGAAGCCAGCACCATTTTTGTCTGACATTCAAGAGGTCAACAACGTAAGCTCTTTGACATCAGGAGCTCCTGCTACAGAGGGCCTTGAGTTATTATCAGCATAGCCAAGAATACTGTATTGGTTAGACCAGCCGAATGAAAGGAGCATGCATGATCAGGCTGATTCTTCTAAACCAGTTTTCAATGGAAAGCCACATGGACGAATTACCTTAAGACAATCTCGGCATAGGAAAAATGTCTGTAATTCATTGACAGCAGTTCCTCCCTGCCATGTGGTTGCAAACAAGTCTTCCAGGCCTGTTGCTGCTACTTTGGGATCTGATTCTGATATTTTGCATGATGATGACAAGCCTCCAAAAAGGAGTcctaaaaagaaaggaaacaagAAAAGGTACAGGTGTACAACCCACAAAAACCTGAATTTGGCATCAGAAATCACTTGTGAAGAGAATACTTATGCTGTTTCTCCTGTCGAGGTGCTTCCAATCAATTTGCTGGCTGATAAATTGTCAGAGATCACATCCTCTGCTAGCTCATTGGGTAAAGAAGCTCATTCAGGCAAAGATGATGGTGAGAACAACAATGACTATGTGGAATGTGCTACTGTGCTGAATTTATCTACATTAGGAACTGAAGAGATGGATGGTTCTGAATGTACTGGTTCACCTAATGACACTGCAGGAGAGAGATTAAGCTGCAGTTGTGTTCCTTACTTGAACAATGGATCAAATACTACTGGTTCTTCAGAATTCGGATCCACTTACGCTGAATGTGGCTTGGGAGAAAAAAGCAATAGATACCAGAAGTTATTGTGTGCCTGTGTTTCTAACCCTGACGGCACAGATTCATTCTTTAGCAGGTGGAGCAATGACAACAGTGGGAACCACAGCATCGATGTTGAGGCTAGGTTAACCATCAAAGATGAAAATAGACGTGACCATTTGCAACCGGGGCCTTCCGCAGGCCTGAATGATGTGAGCATGAAATGCCATTTGATAGGTTCACATCTAAGTGCTCATGCTGATGGTACAAATGATTCTTTTGGCAGCAGCTCCTGCTGCTCAAAGGATGCCACTGATTGTAGTAGTCATAGTGAGAGAGTTCAGTGCAGCAGTGAGGCCTGCAGCAGTAAGACTTCTCTTCAATTTAGTTCAGGGAGGACCACCAGAAGATCAAGAAAAACACCGAGCTATAGTGATTTGACTCAATCTAACAGAGCAGTAAGTGCTAATAGGCACAGGAATGGTGGAAAGGATAGTTCAGCTGTGTGGCAGAAAGTAGAAAAAATTGACAAGACCGTATCTAGAGCTGGTCATACAATTGATTCACCTATTCAGGATAAGAGTGCACAAGAAGACAGTAACAAGGGTGTACAGCAAGATCCAACTAAACATAGGGAAAAACATAATCAGAGGAAAACATGCAAACAGGAGTCCCCAAATGAGACAGTTGAAATGGAGTCTtccaaagaagaagatgaattaAACAAATACCAAACATTTTCTGGATGCAATTTCAAGAAGCAAGCGCCCTTTCTACGCCAGAAAAGAAGCTCTTCTAAACAAGGTTCTCAGTCATCGAAAAACTACTATGCTGCTAAGAATGGTATACCCAAGGTGCCAAAGGATTACTCCCAGCAAGAAGGATTGCCTATGTTCCAGCTAGTTCATGTCAAGGACACCGGTGATGCATCAACCTCAAATTCTTGTTCAGCCGATGAAGTTACTCTAACTGGAGTTGTCAGCAACTGCCCAACTGAGGGAAATGAGAGTTCACAATCTGGCATGAAGAAA
The sequence above is drawn from the Phragmites australis chromosome 10, lpPhrAust1.1, whole genome shotgun sequence genome and encodes:
- the LOC133931184 gene encoding uncharacterized protein LOC133931184; this translates as MHDQADSSKPVFNGKPHGRITLRQSRHRKNVCNSLTAVPPCHVVANKSSRPVAATLGSDSDILHDDDKPPKRSPKKKGNKKRYRCTTHKNLNLASEITCEENTYAVSPVEVLPINLLADKLSEITSSASSLGKEAHSGKDDGENNNDYVECATVLNLSTLGTEEMDGSECTGSPNDTAGERLSCSCVPYLNNGSNTTGSSEFGSTYAECGLGEKSNRYQKLLCACVSNPDGTDSFFSRWSNDNSGNHSIDVEARLTIKDENRRDHLQPGPSAGLNDVSMKCHLIGSHLSAHADGTNDSFGSSSCCSKDATDCSSHSERVQCSSEACSSKTSLQFSSGRTTRRSRKTPSYSDLTQSNRAVSANRHRNGGKDSSAVWQKVEKIDKTVSRAGHTIDSPIQDKSAQEDSNKGVQQDPTKHREKHNQRKTCKQESPNETVEMESSKEEDELNKYQTFSGCNFKKQAPFLRQKRSSSKQGSQSSKNYYAAKNGIPKVPKDYSQQEGLPMFQLVHVKDTGDASTSNSCSADEVTLTGVVSNCPTEGNESSQSGMKKAALASCNLVPDLASQAASNEAHISITQEDPHSLCPESKGTCTSWSSKNLYTDPCATATEEARCVKLTTENNPQESCKLYSAAGSPSQKWVPVGKKEVYNVIHLDVSEPSVAEGSVPANDISDSVDPASTNGEDSKLARELTSKLSSSEHVDLKCQAYNGTEIGYNKIREAISDVYTAQLRVEDIQLRIGWPLADFEQFIYSASPVVHCSPCPTGCKSCLQECVKDGLCLHRTPDITLSSVWQWYEEPGCYGLEVKAQDFHRSEGLWNSHCQFTTYFVPYLSAIQLFSKPKRTNGGSIDKEAIDMDMTCEASPCLNLPPIFAKLLPQQSNPRNRSSTLSTEDDQQSANGELIFEYFESEQPCWRRQLFDKVNELISGVKPSNCQISGDPKSLGLSLHDLHPASWYCVAWYPIYRIPDGKFQAAFLSYHSLRHWIHRGSSADQAGHAPVVLPVIGLQSYNDKAEWWFQMRKSEESQSSEPSQVLKERLRTLNQAAAVMSRSDVLKNGEMSRNRHPDYEFFLSRNR